The following is a genomic window from Arthrobacter sp. NicSoilB4.
GGCCGCACGGCCTCCGGGGCCCGCTCCGGCGGCAGCGCGGACGGCTCACTTCCGGCCGCGGCACCGAACGTCGCCGCGATGGCGCGGCCGGCGGCCGGGACCGCTACCCGCACGATGACCAGGGCCTCGGCGTCGATCAGCCGCCGGGTGCCCGTCCGCTCGTCCAGGATCCAGAACAGGTCCGTGGCTGCCACCGTCCTGATCACCTTGCCCCGGTGGAAGAGCCTGCCGTTATGCCACGCTTCAATCTCGTCCCCCACCGAAAGCTCCCCACACGATTGAATCTGTTGCGAAACCTCTGCAGTCATGGCCTGTCCCCTCCCCGGATCCGGATTCACCCCAGCGTCATTCCGCTCTCCGGCTCCAGCCTCCACCACCAAGGTTTCGACGGCGTTTCCATGCGGTGATTTTCTTGTGTCGCCCAGCCGTTGGTTCCACCGGCGGTGTTCCCCTGCCATGATGTGGAAATCGACCCACCACCCCACGACCGGCGAGGACAGCGATGACGGAGCACGATCACCCCGCGGAGGGCAGCAACACCAGCGCGGCCGAGGTGTGGGACGAAAAGTACCGGAGCCGGAGCAGGATCTGGAGCGGCGAACCGAACCCCCAGCTGATCGCCGAGGCCGCGCCCCTTCCGCCCGGGACGGCCCTTGACCTGGGCTGCGGCGAGGGGGCGGACGCCATCTGGCTCGCCAGCCGCGGCTGGAAGGTCACCGCCGTCGACGTCTCCGCCGTTGCGCTGGAGCGGGCGGACGCGCATGCGCAGGAACGCGGCCAGAGCGGGAACATCACGTGGCTGCGGCAGGATCTCGCCACCTGGGTGCCCGGGGAACTCTTCGACCTGGTCACGGCCCAGTTCCTGCATTCCACGGTGATGCCCTGGCAGCAGGCCCTGCAGCTGGCCGCCGCCGCGGTTCGGACCGGCGGGACGCTGCTGATTGTGGGCCACCACCCCGAGGGGCTGCCGCCGTGGGGGCAGCACCACCATGCGCCGGAGAAGTTCTACACGGCCGAGCAGCTGGCGCGCGAGCTGGGCATTGAGGCGCCGGAGTGGCGGCTCGACGTCGTGGACACGCGGCACCGCAGCGCCACCGGGCCCGACGGCGAAGCTGCCGCCCTGACCGACGCCGTCCTGCGCGCCACCCGCCTCGCCGCCCGCTGAGCGGGCCCGGCAGCACCCCATCCGCCGTCGACGTCGCCGGTTACGTGCTGGGTCGCCGGAAGGACCCGGCGATCTCGCGTGTCCCGGGCGCCGGGGGCTCGACCGGTTGCCGGGGCCATCCGTTTCCCGCCAGGTTCGAATAACCTCCGTTACCCGATCCAAGGTTTTCGGAGCTGACCGGACCGCCAAGGCCGGGTCGGCCAGCAAAACCGCTACGGCAGTCATCACCGGAAGGGCAGAATCTTGGCAATGGACAAGGTCAACTGCACGGTCATCAACCACCTCGGCGCGGCGAAGGAAGGCACCGGGAGGCTCACCGGTAACGAAGATCTCAAGCGCGAAGGCCAGCATGACCAGGCCAAGGCCAAGCTGCAGGAGGCCGGCGACAGGGCGAAGCGCGCGGCGGCGGACATCGGAGAAAACGTCCAGGACGTCGCCCGCAAGCTCAAGCAGGGCTTCAGCAAGGACTAGGTTGCGCCCCGGGGTCGGCCGTCGACCTCGCGTGCCCGGCCTGGCGGCTTCAGATATGACATGGGACACGGGACGACAAGTGGGGCGCGGATAGTCGACACTTGTCGAAGGTCAGTACGGCGCGCACACCCGCTCCGCAGGACCGGCCGGACCGGCGGCGGCAGGCTGGCGCCGGCGTCGAAAATTCCCGGATTCGCGGCGGGGCGGGCCTTTTCCCCGCACGGCCGTTGCGGCTTACGCGACCCCCGCAGGCCCCGCCCCGGGACGCACGACGGCGGCGGCCCGCCG
Proteins encoded in this region:
- a CDS encoding class I SAM-dependent methyltransferase — translated: MTEHDHPAEGSNTSAAEVWDEKYRSRSRIWSGEPNPQLIAEAAPLPPGTALDLGCGEGADAIWLASRGWKVTAVDVSAVALERADAHAQERGQSGNITWLRQDLATWVPGELFDLVTAQFLHSTVMPWQQALQLAAAAVRTGGTLLIVGHHPEGLPPWGQHHHAPEKFYTAEQLARELGIEAPEWRLDVVDTRHRSATGPDGEAAALTDAVLRATRLAAR
- a CDS encoding CsbD family protein, whose protein sequence is MDKVNCTVINHLGAAKEGTGRLTGNEDLKREGQHDQAKAKLQEAGDRAKRAAADIGENVQDVARKLKQGFSKD